Proteins found in one Zea mays cultivar B73 chromosome 1, Zm-B73-REFERENCE-NAM-5.0, whole genome shotgun sequence genomic segment:
- the AO1 gene encoding indole-3-acetaldehyde oxidase (The RefSeq protein has 9 substitutions compared to this genomic sequence), giving the protein MGKEAGAAESSTVVLAVNGKRYEAAGVAPSTSLLEFLRTQTPVRGPKLGCGEGGCGACVVLVSKYDPATDEVTEFSASSCLTLLHSVDRCSVTTSEGIGNTRDGYHPVQQRLSGFHASQCGFCTPGMCMSIFSALVKADNKSDRPDPPAGFSKITTSEAEKAVSGNLCRCTGYRPIVDTCKSFASDVDLEDLGLNCFWKKGEEPAEVSRLPGYNSGAVCTFPEFLKSEIKSTMKQVNDVPIAASGDGWYHPKSIEELHRLFDSSWFDDSSVKIVASNTGSGVYKDQDLYDKYIDIKGIPELSVINKNDKAIELGSVVSISKAIEVLSDGNLVFRKIADHLNKVASPFVRNTATIGGNIMMAQRLPFESDVATVLLAAGSTVTVQVASKRLCFTLEEFLEQPPCDSRTLLLSIFIPEWGSDYVTFETFRAAPRPFGNAVSYVNSAFLARTSGSLLIEDICLAFGAYGVDHAIRAKKVEDFLKGKSLSSFVILEAIKLLKDTVSPSEGTTHHEYRVSLAVSFLFSFLSSLANSSSAPSNIDTPNGSYTHETGSNVDSPERHIKVDSNDLPIRSRQEMVFSDEYKPVGKPIKKVGAEIQASGEAVYVDDIPAPKDCLYGAFIYSTHPHAHVRSINFKSSLASQKVITVITAKDIPSGGENIGSSFLMQGEALFADPIAEFAGQNIGVVIAETQRYANMAAKQAVVEYSTENLQPPILTIEDAIQRNSYIQIPPFLAPKPVGDYNKGMAEADHKILSAEVKLESQYYFYMETQAALAIPDEDNCITIYSSTQMPELTQNLIARCLGIPFHNVRVISRRVGGGFGGKAMKATHTACACALAAFKLRRPVRMYLDRKTDMIMAGGRHPMKAKYSVGFKSDGKITALHLDLGINAGISPDVSPLMPRAIIGALKKYNWGTLEFDTKVCKTNVSSKSAMRAPGDVQGSFIAEAIIEHVASALALDTNTVRRKNLHDFESLEVFYGESAGEASTYSLVSMFDKLALSPEYQHRAAMIEQFNSSNKWKKRGISCVPATYEVNLRPTPGKVSIMNDGSIAVEVGGIEIGQGLWTKVKQMTAFGLGQLCPDGGECLLDKVRVIQADTLSLIQGGMTAGSTTSETSCETVRQSCVALVEKLNPIKESLEAKSNTVEWSALIAQASMASVNLSAQPYWTPDPSFKSYLNYGAGTSEVEVDILTGATTILRSDLVYDCGQSLNPAVDLGQIEGCFVQGIGFFTNEDYKTNSDGLVIHDGTWTYKIPTVDNIPKEFNVEMFNSAPDKKRVLSSKASGEPPLVLATSVHCAMREAIRAARKEFSVSTSPAKSAVTFQMDVPATMPVVKELCGLDVVERYLENVSAASAGPNTAKA; this is encoded by the exons GTGGCTGCGGTGCATGCGTGGTCCTCGTCTCCAAGTACGACCCGGCCACGGACGAGGTGACCGAGTTCTCTGCCAGCTCCTGCCTGACGCTGCTCCACAGCGTGGACCGCTGCTCAGTGACCACCAGCGAGGGAATCGGCAACACCAGGGATGGCTACCACCCCGTGCAGCAGCGCCTCTCCGGCTTCCACGCCTCGCAGTGCGGCTTCTGCACACCCGGCATGTGCATGTCCATCTTCTCCGCCCTTGTCAAGGCCGACAACAAGTCCGATCGCCCGGACCCTCCTGCTGGCTTCTCCAAGATCACTACCTCGGAGGCAGAGAAGGCTGTCTCGGGCAACCTTTGTCGTTGCACCGGATACAGACCCATTGTTGACACCTGCAAAAGCTTTGCCTCTGATGTTGACCTCGAGGACCTAGGCCTCAACTGTTTCTGGAAGAAGGGCGAAGAACCTGCAGAAGTCAGCAGGCTGCCGGGGTACAACAGCGGTGCCGTCTGCACCTTTCCAGAGTTTCTCAAATCCGAAATCAAGTCTACTATGAAGCAGGTGAACGATGTCCCCATTGCAGCCTCAGGTGATGGCTGGTACCATCCTAAGAGCATTGAAGAGCTTCACAGGTTGTTTGATTCCAGCTGGTTTGATGACAGTTCTGTGAAGATTGTTGCTTCAAACACTGGGTCTGGAGTGTACAAGGATCAGGACCTCTACGACAAGTACATTGACATCAAAGGAATCCCAGAGCTTTCAGTCATCAATAAAAACGACAAAGGAATTGAGCTTGGATCAGTTGTGTCCATCTCTAAAGCTATTGAAGTGCTGTCAGATGGAAATTTGGTCTTCAGAAAGATTGCTGATCACCTCAACAAAGTGGCTTCACCGTTTGTTCGGAACACTGCAACCATAGGAGGAAACATAATGATGGCACAAAGGTTGCCATTTGAATCGGATGTTGCAACCGTGCTCCTAGCTGCGGGTTCGACAGTCACAGTCCAGGTGGCTTCCAAAAGGCTGTGCTTCACTCTGGAGGAATTCTTGGAACAACCTCCATGTGATTCTAGGACCCTGCTGCTGAGCATATTTATCCCAGAATGGGGTTCAGACTATGTCACCTTTGAGACTTTCCGAGCCGCCCCACGACCATTTGGAAATGCTGTCTCTTATGTAAACTCTGCTTTCTTGGCAAGGACATCAGGCAGCCTTCTAATTGAGGATATATGCTTGGCATTTGGTGCCTACGGAGTCGATCATGCCATCAGAGCTAAGAAGGTTGAAGATTTCTTGAAGGGAAAATcgctgagctcatttgtgatactTGAAGCAATTAAACTACTCAAAGATACCGTTTCACCATCAGAAGGCACTACACATCATGAATACAGGGTCAGCTTGGCTGTCAGTTTCTTGTTCAGTTTCTTATCTTCCCTTGCCAACAGTTCGAGTGCACCATCAAATATTGATACTCCCAATGGGTCATATACTCATGAAACTGGTAGCAATGTGGACTCACCTGAGAGGCATATTAAGGTTGACAGCAATGATTTGCCAATTCGTTCAAGACAAGAAATGGTTTTCAGCGATGAGTACAAGCCTGTTGGCAAGCCGATCAAGAAAGTCGGGGCAGAGATCCAAGCATCAG GGGAGGCTGtgtacgttgatgatatccctGCTCCCAAGGATTGCCTCTATGGAGCATTTATCTACAGCACACATCCTCATGCTCATGTGAGAAGTATCAACTTCAAATCATCCTTGGCTTCACAGAAGGTCATCACAGTTATAACCGCAAAGGATATTCCAAGCGGTGGAGAAAATATTGGAAGCAGCTTCCTGATGCAAGGAGAAGCACTATTTGCAGATCCAATCGCTGAATTTGCTGGTCAAAATATTGGTGTCGTG ATTGCTGAAACACAAAGATATGCTAATATGGCTGCAAAGCAAGCTGTTGTTGAGTATAGCACAGAAAATCTGCAGCCACCAATTCTGACAATAGAAGATGCCATCCAAAGAAACAGCTACATCCAAATTCCCCCATTTTTAGCTCCAAAGCCAGTTGGTGACTACAACAAAGGGATGGCTGAAGCAGACCACAAGATTCTATCAGCAGAG GTAAAACTTGAATCCCAGTACTACTTCTACATGGAAACTCAAGCAGCACTAGCGATTCCTGATGAAGATAACTGCATAACAATCTATTCCTCGACACAAATGCCTGAGCTCACACAAAATTTGATAGCAAGGTGTCTTGGCATTCCATTTCACAATGTCCGTGTCATCAGCAGAAGAGTAGGAGGAGGCTTTGGTGGAAAGGCAATGAAAGCAACGCAT ACTGCATGTGCATGTGCCCTTGCTGCCTTCAAGCTGCGGCGTCCAGTTAGGATGTACCTCGATCGCAAGACGGACATGATAATGGCTGGAGGGAGACATCCAATGAAGGCGAAGTACTCTGTTGGGTTCAAGTCAGATGGCAAGATCACAGCCTTGCACCTAGATCTTGGAATCAATGCTGGAATATCACCAGATGTGAGTCCATTGATGCCACGTGCTATCATAGGAGCTCTCAAAAAGTACAACTGGGGCACTCTTGAATTTGACACCAAGGTCTGCAAGACAAATGTCTCATCAAAGTCAGCAATGCGAGCTCCTGGAGATGTGCAGGGCTCTTTCATCGCTGAAGCCATCATCGAGCATGTTGCCTCAGCACTCGCACTAGACACTAACACCGTCAGGAGGAAGAACCTTCATGATTTTGAAAGCCTTGAAGTTTTCTATGGAGAAAGTGCAGGTGAAGCTTCTACATACAGCCTGGTTTCCATGTTTGACAAGCTGGCCTTGTCTCCAGAATACCAGCACAGGGCTGCAATGATTGAGCAGTTCAATAGCAGCAACAAATGGAAGAAACGCGGCATTTCTTGTGTGCCAGCCACTTATGAGGTTAATCTTCGACCAACTCCAGGCAAGGTGTCAATCATGAATGATGGTTCCATCGCTGTCGAGGTTGGAGGAATTGAGATAGGTCAAGGATTGTGGACTAAAGTGAAGCAGATGACGGCCTTTGGACTGGGACAGCTGTGTCCTGATGGTGGCGAATGCCTTCTGGACAAGGTTCGGGTTATCCAGGCAGACACATTAAGCCTGATCCAAGGAGGTATGACTGCTGGGAGCACCACTTCTGAAACTAGCTGTGAAGCAGTTCGGCAATCGTGTGTTGCACTTGTTGAGAGGCTGAAGCCTATCAAGGAGAGTCTCGAAGCTAAGTCCAACACAGTGGAATGGAGTGCCTTGATTGCTCAG GCAAGCATGGCGAGTGTGAACCTATCAGCACAGGCGTACTGGACTCCTGATCCATCTTTCAAGAGCTACTTGAACTACGGAGCTGGCACCAGTGAG GTGGAAGTTGATATCCTAACAGGAGCAACCACAATTCTGCGAAGCGACCTGGTGTATGACTGCGGGCAGAGCCTAAACCCTGCTGTAGACTTGGGCCAG ATCGAGGGCTGCTTTGTCCAAGGAATAGGGTTCTTCACGAACGAGGACTACAAGACGAATTCCGACGGCTTGGTCATCCACGACGGCACATGGACGTACAAGATCCCCACGGTGGATAATATCCCGAAGGAGTTCAATGTTGAGATGTTTAACAGCGCCCCTGACAAGAAGCGTGTCCTATCTTCCAAAG CGTCGGGCGAGCCGCCGCTGGTTCTCGCAGCCTCGGTGCACTGCGCGATGAGGGAGGCCATCAGGGCGGCGAGGAAGGAGTTCTCGGTCAGCACCAGCCCCGCGAAATCCGCCGTCACATTCCAGATGGACGTGCCGGCGACGATGCCCGTCGTCAAGGAGCTCTGCGGCCTCGACGTCGTGGAGAGGTACCTCGAGAACGTGTCTGCCGCCAGTGCCGGCCCAAACACAGCGAAAGCATAG